A genome region from Streptomyces showdoensis includes the following:
- a CDS encoding flavodoxin family protein: MTDTTTSYRDLRALVINCTLKRSPERSHTQGLIDISTGIMERQGVQVEVLRAVDLDIATGVWPDMTEHGWDTDEWPVIYSQVMAADILTLAGPVWLGDNSSVMKKVIERLYACSSILNERGQYAYYGRVGGCLITGNEDGAKHCAMNVLYSLQHLGYVIPPQADAGWVGPAGPGPSYLDEGSGGPENDFTNRNTTFMTWNLLHLARALKDAGGIPAHGNQRSEWDAGCRFDFENPEHR; the protein is encoded by the coding sequence ATGACCGACACCACCACGTCCTACCGCGATCTCCGCGCCCTGGTGATCAACTGCACCCTCAAGCGGTCGCCGGAGCGCAGCCACACTCAGGGGCTGATCGACATCAGCACCGGCATCATGGAGCGCCAGGGCGTTCAGGTCGAGGTGCTCAGAGCGGTGGACCTCGACATCGCGACGGGTGTCTGGCCGGACATGACGGAGCACGGGTGGGATACGGACGAGTGGCCGGTGATCTACTCGCAGGTGATGGCCGCCGACATCCTGACCCTGGCGGGGCCCGTGTGGCTGGGAGACAACTCCTCGGTCATGAAGAAGGTGATCGAGCGCCTGTACGCCTGCTCGTCGATCCTCAACGAGCGCGGCCAGTACGCCTACTACGGTCGGGTGGGCGGCTGCCTGATCACCGGCAACGAGGACGGCGCCAAGCACTGCGCGATGAACGTCCTCTACAGCCTCCAGCACCTCGGATACGTCATCCCGCCGCAGGCCGACGCGGGCTGGGTCGGCCCGGCCGGTCCCGGCCCTTCCTACCTCGACGAGGGCTCGGGCGGGCCGGAGAACGACTTCACCAACCGCAACACCACGTTCATGACCTGGAACCTGCTCCACCTCGCCCGCGCGCTCAAGGACGCCGGCGGCATCCCGGCCCACGGCAACCAGCGCTCGGAGTGGGACGCCGGCTGCCGGTTCGACTTCGAGAACCCCGAGCACCGTTGA
- a CDS encoding AMP-binding protein produces the protein MTHRTPEMSRLARLTQAVGYIGPSTYEGFDHTAMAAEIAAQDPFLRRVFTYEPPGTASPYGGGLTTDPAGCHYSPLDSIDAPPEPALAQGADQVALLLPSGDRLVPRTHDDYAYQARAAAELVALTRDDVYLAALPASSNFAFGCPGILGTLTAGGTVVLTDTADPAECLPVIARERVTVTSVTPSIARSWLDAHSSSGTAADLSSLRLVQIGGAPLPRPTAERVAPELACRLQQVFDLPEGVLVLTRPDDPDETVLTSHGRPLSPDDRLRIVGADGEDVADGTPGHLLARGPYTPRAHYRAPAPEAFTPNGYLRTGATARRTPDGNLVVTGREG, from the coding sequence CATCGGACCGTCGACGTACGAGGGCTTCGACCACACGGCGATGGCCGCGGAGATCGCCGCCCAGGACCCCTTCCTGCGCCGGGTGTTCACCTACGAGCCGCCGGGCACCGCCTCCCCCTACGGCGGCGGCCTGACCACCGACCCGGCGGGCTGCCACTACAGTCCGCTGGACTCGATCGACGCCCCGCCCGAGCCGGCGCTCGCGCAGGGCGCGGACCAGGTGGCGCTGCTCCTGCCGTCGGGCGACCGGCTGGTGCCGCGCACCCACGACGACTACGCCTACCAGGCGCGGGCCGCCGCCGAGCTGGTGGCGCTGACGCGGGACGACGTGTACCTGGCCGCGCTCCCCGCCTCGTCCAACTTCGCCTTCGGCTGCCCCGGCATCCTGGGCACCCTCACCGCGGGCGGCACCGTCGTGCTGACCGACACCGCGGACCCGGCGGAGTGCCTGCCGGTCATCGCGCGGGAGCGGGTGACCGTGACGTCGGTGACCCCGTCCATCGCCCGGAGCTGGCTCGACGCGCACTCCTCGTCCGGGACCGCCGCCGACCTGAGCAGCCTGCGCCTCGTCCAGATCGGCGGGGCCCCGCTGCCCCGGCCGACGGCCGAGCGCGTGGCCCCCGAACTGGCCTGCCGCCTGCAGCAGGTGTTCGACCTGCCCGAGGGCGTCCTCGTCCTCACCCGCCCCGACGACCCGGACGAGACCGTGCTCACCTCGCACGGCCGCCCGCTCTCCCCCGACGACCGGCTCCGCATCGTCGGCGCCGACGGCGAGGACGTGGCCGACGGCACCCCCGGCCACCTCCTGGCCCGCGGCCCGTACACCCCCCGCGCCCACTACCGCGCGCCCGCCCCGGAGGCCTTCACCCCGAACGGCTACCTCCGCACGGGCGCCACCGCCCGCCGCACCCCGGACGGCAACCTGGTCGTGACGGGTCGGGAGGGCTGA